The following coding sequences are from one Salvia hispanica cultivar TCC Black 2014 chromosome 3, UniMelb_Shisp_WGS_1.0, whole genome shotgun sequence window:
- the LOC125210881 gene encoding EG45-like domain containing protein 2 has product MTMTLKLAFAIAILLTIPFNQIVFGDIGTATSYEPPYTPTRCNGNRADQFPSGNLFVQVSEGLWDNGAACGRRYRLRCLSGNNRPCKGGTVDVRVVDFCTRRPCPSTIVMSTDAFAAVSKSADAKINIEFIQI; this is encoded by the exons ATGACTATGACTTTAAAACTAGCCTTTGCCATTGCAATATTGCTAACCATTCCATTCAACCAAATTGTTTTCGGTGACATCGGGACCGCTACTTCCTACGAACCTCCGTACACAC CTACAAGGTGCAATGGCAATAGAGCCGACCAATTCCCATCAGGAAACTTGTTTGTGCAAGTGAGTGAAGGGTTGTGGGACAACGGCGCCGCCTGCGGCCGCCGATACAGGCTTAGGTGCCTTAGCGGCAACAACCGGCCTTGCAAGGGGGGCACGGTAGACGTGAGGGTGGTCGATTTTTGCACCCGCAGGCCATGCCCTTCGACTATAGTGATGTCGACCGATGCCTTTGCCGCCGTCTCCAAATCCGCTGATGCTAAAATCAACATCGAATTTATCCA gatttga
- the LOC125211223 gene encoding cellulose synthase A catalytic subunit 1 [UDP-forming] codes for MEATGGMVAGSHKRNELVRIRHESDSGSKPVKNANGQICQICGDTVGVTATGDVFVACNECAFPVCRACYEYERKDGNQACPQCKTRYKRHKGSPRVDGDDDEEDDDDLENEFSYSQGKMKARSQWQADEVELSASSRHESQQPIPLLTNGQPVSGEIPPSIQDTHSVRSTSGPLGPGDRVHSLPYVDPRQPVPVRIVDPSKDLNSYGLGNVDWKERVEGWKLKQEKNMVNMNNRYSEGKGDIEGTGSNGEELQMADDARQPMSRVQPISSSHLTPYRVVIILRLIILGFFLQYRCTHPVKDAYPLWLTSVICEVWFALSWLLDQFPKWYPVSRETFLERLALRYDREGEPSQLAPIDVFVSTVDPMKEPPLVTANTVLSILAVDYPVDKVSCYVSDDGAAMLTFEALSETAEFAKKWVPFCKKHHIEPRAPEFYFQQKIDYLKDKIQPSFVKERRAMKREYEEFKVRINALVAKAQKMPEEGWTMQDGTAWPGNNTRDHPGMIQVFLGHSGGFDTDGNELPRLVYVSREKRPGFQHHKKAGAMNALIRVSAVLTNGAYILNVDCDHYFNNSKACKEAMCFMMDPAYGRKTCYVQFPQRFDGIDLHDRYANRNIVFFDINLKGLDGLQGPVYVGTGCCFNRQALYGYDPVLTEEDLQPNIIVKSCCGSRKKGRHANKKYVDKKRAAKRTESTIPIFNMEDIEEGVEGYDDEKSLLMSQKSLEKRFGQSPVFIAATFMEMGGIPPSTNPATLLKEAIHVISCGYEDKTEWGKEIGWIYGSVTEDILTGFKMHARGWISIYCMPPRPAFKGSAPINLSDRLNQVLRWALGSIEIMLSRHCPIWYGYNGKLQLLERLAYINTIVYPLTSIPLLAYCVLPAICLLTNKFIIPEISNFASMWFILLFISIFATGILEMRWSGVSIEDWWRNEQFWVIGGTSAHLFAVFQGLLKVLAGIDTNFTVTSKASDEDGDFAELYVFKWTALLIPPTTVLMFNIVGIVAGVSYAINSGYQSWGPLFGKLFFAIWVIVHLYPFLKGLLGRQNRTPTIVIVWSILLASIFSLLWVRIDPFTSDATKRAAQGQCGVNC; via the exons ATGGAGGCGACTGGGGGAATGGTGGCTGGATCACACAAGAGGAATGAGCTAGTTAGAATTCGCCATGAATCTGATAGTGGG TCGAAACCGGTGAAGAATGCGAATGGGCAGATATGCCAGATTTGTGGAGATACTGTTGGAGTGACTGCCACTGGTGATGTCTTTGTTGCTTGCAATGAGTGTGCGTTCCCGGTTTGTCGTGCCTGTTATGAATATGAGCGGAAAGATGGGAATCAAGCATGCCCGCAGTGCAAGACTCGTTACAAGAGACACAAAG GGAGTCCGAGAGTTGATGGGGATGACGATGAGGAGGACGATGACGATTTGGAGAATGAGTTTAGTTATTCTCAGGGGAAAATGAAGGCTAGATCTCAATGGCAGGCTGATGAGGTTGAGCTCTCTGCATCGTCTAGACATGAATCTCAGCAACCAATCCCGCTTCTTACCAATGGACAGCCA GTCTCTGGTGAGATTCCTCCTTCCATACAAGATACTCATTCTGTTAGAAGTACATCTGGTCCTTTGGGTCCCGGGGACCGTGTTCACTCCCTCCCTTATGTTGATCCACGGCAGCCAG TTCCAGTGAGAATAGTCGACCCTTCTAAAGATTTGAATTCCTATGGACTTGGAAACGTTGACTGGAAGGAGAGGGTCGAAGGTTGGAAACTAAAACAGGAGAAAAACATGGTAAACATGAACAACCGATACAGTGAAGGGAAAGGAGATATTGAAGGCACTGGATCAAATGGAGAAGAATTGCAAat GGCTGATGATGCTCGCCAGCCTATGAGCCGCGTGCAGCCTATTTCCTCTTCTCATCTTACCCCCTATCGCGTTGTGATCATTCTTCGACTAATCATCTTGGGATTTTTCTTGCAATACCGTTGCACCCATCCGGTGAAGGATGCTTATCCTCTGTGGCTTACATCTGTTATCTGCGAAGTTTGGTTTGCTTTGTCTTGGCTTCTCGACCAGTTTCCGAAGTGGTATCCAGTTAGTCGTGAGACCTTTCTTGAAAGACTTGCACTGAG ATACGACAGAGAGGGCGAGCCTTCCCAGCTAGCACCTATTGATGTGTTCGTCAGTACCGTGGATCCCATGAAAGAGCCTCCTCTTGTAACTGCCAACACGGTCTTATCCATCCTGGCCGTGGACTACCCTGTCGACAAAGTCTCATGCTATGTTTCAGATGATGGTGCTGCAATGcttaccttcgaagccctctCTGAAACGGCCGAGTTTGCCAAGAAATGGGTACCTTTCTGCAAGAAGCATCACATCGAACCTAGGGCACCCGAGTTCTATTTTCAACAGAAGATAGATTACCTGAAGGACAAGATTCAACCTTCTTTCGTCAAAGAACGCAGAGCAATGAAG AGAGAATACGAAGAATTTAAGGTCCGAATAAATGCTCTCGTTGCAAAGGCTCAGAAGATGCCTGAAGAAGGGTGGACGATGCAAGATGGAACTGCTTGGCCTGGGAACAACACACGGGATCATCCAGGAATGATTCAG GTCTTTCTGGGGCATAGTGGAGGTTTTGATACTGATGGAAATGAGCTACCACGATTGGTTTATGTTTCTCGTGAGAAGCGTCCTGGATTCCAGCATCACAAGAAAGCTGGAGCTATGAATGCTTTG ATTCGTGTGTCTGCTGTCCTTACTAATGGAGCATATATTTTGAACGTTGATTGTGATCACTACTTCAACAACAGTAAAGCTTGTAAAGAAGCCATGTGCTTTATGATGGATCCTGCTTATGGGAGGAAGACTTGCTACGTTCAGTTCCCACAGCGTTTCGATGGCATTGACTTGCACGATAGATATGCTAACCGCAACATAGTCTTTTTCGAT ATCAACTTGAAAGGGTTGGATGGCCTTCAGGGTCCCGTCTATGTGGGAACTGGGTGCTGCTTCAACAGACAAGCGTTGTATGGTTACGACCCTGTCCTAACGGAAGAGGATCTGCAGCCAAACATTATCGTCAAAAGCTGTTGTGGGTCGAGGAAGAAAGGGAGGCATGCCAACAAGAAATATGTCGATAAGAAGAGAGCAGCTAAAAGGACTGAATCGACCATCCCGATCTTTAACATGGAGGACATAGAAGAGGGTGTAGAAG GATATGACGACGAGAAGTCACTTCTCATGTCTCAAAAGAGCTTGGAGAAGCGATTTGGTCAATCTCCTGTCTTCATTGCTGCTACCTTTATGGAAATGGGAGGCATACCGCCCTCGACGAATCCTGCAACTCTATTGAAAGAAGCTATCCACGTCATTAGTTGTGGATACGAGGATAAGACTGAGTGGGGCAAAGAG ATCGGGTGGATCTATGGTTCCGTCACGGAGGATATTTTGACCGGCTTTAAGATGCACGCACGTGGATGGATTTCCATCTACTGCATGCCTCCTCGCCCAGCATTCAAAGGTTCGGCTCCTATCAATCTGTCTGATCGTCTCAACCAAGTGCTTCGGTGGGCTCTGGGCTCCATCGAGATTATGCTTAGTAGGCATTGCCCGATATGGTATGGCTACAACGGGAAACTGCAGCTCTTAGAGAGGCTCGCCTACATCAACACCATTGTGTACCCACTCACCTCGATCCCGTTGCTCGCCTACTGTGTTCTTCCTGCCATATGTCTTCTCACCAACAAATTCATCATTCCCGAG ATAAGCAACTTTGCTAGCATGTGGTTTATTCTCCTCTTCATCTCGATTTTCGCCACCGGCATACTCGAAATGAGGTGGAGCGGCGTCAGCATCGAGGACTGGTGGAGAAACGAGCAGTTCTGGGTCATCGGTGGGACGTCCGCACATCTCTTCGCCGTCTTCCAAGGTCTCCTGAAGGTGCTGGCCGGCATCGACACCAACTTCACGGTCACGTCGAAGGCGTCCGACGAGGACGGCGACTTCGCGGAGCTCTACGTGTTCAAGTGGACGGCCCTCCTCATCCCCCCGACCACGGTCCTCATGTTCAACATTGTCGGGATTGTGGCTGGTGTCTCGTATGCCATCAACAGCGGGTACCAGTCGTGGGGCCCGCTCTTCGGGAAGCTCTTCTTTGCCATCTGGGTGATTGTCCACTTGTACCCCTTCCTCAAGGGTCTCCTCGGGCGGCAGAACCGCACCCCGACCATCGTCATCGTCTGGTCGATCCTCCTTGCCTCGATCTTCTCGCTGCTGTGGGTCCGCATCGACCCCTTCACGTCGGACGCTACGAAGCGGGCCGCGCAAGGGCAGTGTGGTGTCAACTGTTAA
- the LOC125216123 gene encoding adenine nucleotide transporter BT1, chloroplastic/mitochondrial-like, with translation MSVKMQSLDSNRKEFSSSNSNLGLQWNLQDSNFYPGGGLFASVSQMGNDDNGGFKLPYADLLVKYVSLPEGVKNQGLSEEESELVDRKKKRGLKLKIKVSNPSLRRLISGGIAGAVSRTAVAPLETIRTHLMVGSSGNSSSEVFQNIMQSEGWKGLFRGNFVNVIRVAPSKAIELFVYDTVNKNLSPKPGEQPKLRVPPSLVAGACAGVSSTLVTYPLELVKTRLTIQREAYNGLLDAFVKIFQEGGFPELYRGLTPSLIGVIPYAAANYCAYDTLRKAYRKVFKQERIGNIETLLIGSAAGAISSTATFPLEVARKHMQVGAVSGRHVYKNVLHALASILEREGLEGLYRGLGPSCLKLVPAAGISFMCYEACKKILVEKEGEEE, from the exons ATGAGTgtaaaaatgcaatctttGGATTCCAATAGAAAAGAGTTTTCCTCATCGAATTCCAATTTAGGGCTTCAATGGAATCTCCAAGATTCCAATTTTTACCCTGGTGGTGGCTTATTCGCCTCTGTTTCTCAAATGGGAAACGATGATAATGGGGGTTTCAAATTGCCCTATGCTGATTTGCTGGTTAAGTATGTTTCATTGCCTGAGGGTGTCAAGAATCAAGGTTTGTCGGAGGAGGAGAGTGAGTTGGTGGataggaagaagaaaaggggACTTAAGCTGAAGATTAAGGTTTCTAACCCCTCTTTGAGGAGGTTGATCAGTGGGGGGATTGCGGGGGCTGTCTCTAGGACTGCAGTGGCGCCGTTGGAGACGATTAGGACTCATTTGATGGTTGGGAGCAGTGGGAATTCTAGCTCCGAGGTGTTCCAGAATATTATGCAGAGTGAGGGGTGGAAAGGGCTGTTTAGGGGGAATTTTGTCAATGTGATTCGTGTTGCGCCTAGCAAAGCCATAGAG TTATTCGTTTACGACACTGTGAACAAGAATCTCTCACCAAAACCCGGTGAACAACCAAAACTGCGTGTTCCCCCTTCGTTGGTTGCGGGGGCTTGTGCTGGTGTCAGCTCGACTTTAGTCACGTACCCCCTCGAGCTAGTCAAGACTCGACTAACCATACAG AGAGAAGCATACAATGGCTTGCTCGACGCCTTTGTTAAAATATTCCAAGAGGGCGGCTTTCCGGAGCTCTACAGAGGGCTCACTCCCAGTCTCATCGGAGTGATCCCGTACGCCGCAGCCAACTACTGTGCATATGACACTCTGCGGAAAGCCTACCGGAAAGTCTTCAAGCAGGAGAGGATTGGCAACATCGAGACCCTCCTCATCGGCTCCGCTGCCGGCGCCATTTCCAGCACCGCCACGTTTCCTCTGGAGGTAGCTCGGAAGCATATGCAGGTTGGGGCTGTGAGCGGGAGGCACGTGTACAAGAACGTGCTCCACGCTCTCGCAAGCATTCTTGAACGGGAGGGGCTCGAAGGCCTGTACCGAGGGCTCGGGCCGAGCTGCTTGAAGCTCGTGCCGGCTGCCGGCATCTCTTTCATGTGCTATGAGGCGTGCAAGAAGATTTTGGTAGAGAAAGAAGGAGAGGAAGAGTAG